A window from Primulina eburnea isolate SZY01 chromosome 2, ASM2296580v1, whole genome shotgun sequence encodes these proteins:
- the LOC140820512 gene encoding uncharacterized protein has protein sequence MEDLSKYAHSPVHLFVLRRDHVALRRIVAVLPRLAKAGEVNTEAESLAAEQDADAVSVVIDRRDVPGRETPLHLAVRLRDAISAEILMAAGADWSLQNENGWSALQEAVCTREENIAMIIARHYQPLAWAKWCRRLPRVVASAARIRDFYMEISFHFESSVIPFISRIAPSDTYRIWKRGSNLRADMTLAGFDGFRIQRSDQTILFLGEGHSSEDGNVSLPPGSLIVLAHKEKEITNAFEGAGVQPSEAEVAHEVTLMSQTNMYRPGIDVTQAELVSHLNWRRQERTEMVGTWKAKVYDMLHVMVSVKSRRVPGAMTDEELFSVNDDDRMASAGEHEDYDDVLTADERMQLDSALRTGSGFGEDEDTEVQDCHENLNGGSFESCESNGVTKEKKSWFGWNKKCAKTPGDEPEDSKSFKFSKLASDDSKHKSNDSQRSSSEFLKEDNGDLKKSKDKSGKKKKKKGASGEPKNESEYKKGLRPVLWLTPDFPLQTEELLPLLDILANKVKAVRRLRELLTTKLPPGTFPVKIAIPIVPTIRVLVTFTKFDEHQPTEEFSTPLSSPAHFQDGKSKESESSTSWISWMRGSRGGQSSDSEGRGFRDEVDPFHIPSDYTWVDANEKKRRMKAKKAKSKKHEKHGKTRNPDGTNRSCEDIG, from the exons ATGGAGGATTTGTCAAAATATGCACACAGTCCCGTCCATTTGTTTGTGCTGCGGCGTGATCACGTAGCATTGAGAAGGATTGTGGCAGTGCTCCCTCGGTTAGCGAAGGCAGGAGAGGTTAACACGGAGGCCGAGTCTTTGGCTGCTGAACAAGATGCCGATGCTGTGTCTGTGGTGATTGACAGGCGGGATGTTCCTGGAAGGGAAACCCCATTGCACCTCGCAGTTCGTTTGCGAGATGCGATTTCAGCTGAAATTTTAATGGCAGCGGGTGCTGATTGGAGTCTTCAGAACGAAAATGGATGGAGTGCTCTCCAAGAGGCAGTTTGTACTCGGGAGGAGAATATTGCCATGATCATTGCCAGACATTACCAGCCTCTTGCCTGGGCAAAATGGTGCCGTAGACTTCCTAGGGTTGTGGCTTCAGCAGCCCGAATACGTGACTTCTATATGGAGATAAGCTTCCACTTTGAGAGCTCAGTGATACCGTTCATCAGTAGAATTGCCCCATCAGACACTTATCGAATATGGAAACGTGGTTCTAATCTACGGGCAGATATGACTCTTGCTGGGTTTGATGGGTTTCGTATTCAACGCTCTGATCAAACAATTCTCTTTCTTGGAGAGGGGCATTCATCAGAAGACGGCAATGTCTCTTTGCCTCCTGGCTCTTTGATTGTGCTTGCCCACAAGGAGAAAGAGATCACAAATGCTTTTGAAGGAGCTGGTGTGCAACCATCAGAAGCCGAAGTTGCTCATGAAGTGACTTTGATGTCTCAAACTAACATGTACAGGCCTGGAATTGACGTCACTCAGGCGGAGCTTGTTTCCCATTTAAATTGGAGAAGACAGGAAAGGACTGAGATGGTTGGAACTTGGAAAGCCAAGGTTTATGATATGCTTCATGTGATGGTTAGTGTGAAGTCGAGGAGGGTTCCTGGCGCTATGACGGATGAGGAACTATTTTCAGTTAATGACGATGACAGAATGGCTAGTGCAGGTGAGCATGAAGATTATGATGATGTATTGACAGCTGACGAAAGAATGCAGTTAGATTCCGCGCTTCGCACGGGATCTGGTTTTGGGGAGGATGAAGACACTGAAGTGCAGGACTGCCATGAAAACTTAAATGGTGGTTCTTTTGAAAGTTGTGAATCTAATGGTGTTACGAAAGAGAAGAAAAGTTGGTTTGGTTGGAATAAGAAATGTGCAAAGACACCAGGAGATGAGCCCGAGGATTCAAAAAGTTTTAAATTCTCAAAATTGGCATCTGATGACAGCAAGCATAAGTCCAATGACAGTCAGAGATCTTCGTCTGAGTTTCTTAAGGAAGACAATGGGGACCTTAAAAAGTCAAAAGATAAAAGTGgcaagaagaaaaagaagaaagggGCCTCTGGTGAACCGAAAAATGAAAGCGAGTATAAGAAAGGTTTAAGACCTGTTTTGTGGTTGACACCTGATTTCCCTTTGCAAACAGAAGAGCTGTTGCCCTTGCTTGACATTCTGGCAAACAAGGTAAAAGCTGTTAGAAGATTGCGGGAGCTGCTGACTACCAAACTTCCTCCTGGCACTTTTCCTGTGAAG ATTGCCATCCCAATCGTCCCAACAATACGGGTGCTGGTAACATTTACAAAATTTGATGAGCATCAACCCACGGAGGAGTTCTCGACCCCTCTTTCGAGCCCTGCACATTTTCAGGATGGCAAGTCAAAGGAGTCAGAAAGCTCAACATCATGGATTTCATGGATGAGGGGTAGCCGCGGAGGCCAATCAAGTGATAGCGAAGGCCGTGGCTTTCGTGATGAAGTCGACCCTTTCCACATACCATCTGATTACACATGGGTTGATGCCAACGAGAAAAAGCGTCGCATGAAGGCCAAAAAAGCAAAGAGCAAGAAACATGAAAAACACGGGAAAACTAGAAATCCAGATGGGACAAATCGATCGTGCGAGGATATTGGTTAG
- the LOC140820518 gene encoding probable serine/threonine protein phosphatase 2A regulatory subunit B''delta, with translation MDAVNADIASLDAELLQLPELSSLAIKANNYVVENLFDQWLSLPETNSLVKSLLNNAKGGGSFNVSGASSTTNVGANNALPSMFPGGSTPPLSPRSSSGSPRIMKHRPGPSAFGSPLKLVNEPVKELIPQFYFLNGRPPPNELKERCLFRVNQFFYGHMDGLQMNDFKLVTKEICKLPSFFSTVLFKKIDNDRTGIVTRDAFVDYWINGNMLINETATQIFTILKQPDLKYLTQDDFKPLLRELLATHPGLEFLQSTPEFQERYAETVIYRIFYYVNRLGNGHLTLRELRRSNLVAAMQHADEEEDINKVLRYFSYEHFYVIYCKFWELDTDHDFLIDKENLIRYGNHALTYRIVDRIFSQVPRKFTSKIEGKMGYEDFVYFILSEEDKSSEPSLEYWFKCIDLDGNGAITRNEMQFFYEEQLHRMECMAQEPVLFEDILCQIVDMINPEDEGYFTLNDLKGAKLSGSVFNILFNLNKFMAFETRDPFLIRQERENPNLTEWDRFAHREYIRLSMEEDAEDASNGSADIWDDSLEAPF, from the exons GTAAAGTCTTTGCTGAATAACGCCAAGGGAGGTGGTTCATTTAATGTATCTGGTGCGTCATCCACCACAAATGTTGGAGCAAATAATGCATTGCCTTCTATGTTTCCTGGTGGGAGTACACCTCCACTTTCACCTAGAAGCTCATCGGGTTCACCTCGAATCATGAAACATAGGCCTGGGCCATCTGCATTCGGCTCTCCCCTGAAATTAGTGAATGAGCCTGTAAAAGAGCTTATACCTCAG TTTTACTTTCTAAATGGCCGCCCACCGCCAAATGAGTTGAAAGAGCGATGCTTGTTTAGAGTGAATCAGTTTTTCTATGGTCACATGGATGGACTCCAAATGAATG attttaaactGGTGACAAAGGAGATTTGCAAGCTCCCATCATTCTTCTCTACTGTTCTCTTCAAAAAGATAGATAATGATCGCACTGGAATAGTGACCAG GGACGCCTTTGTTGATTATTGGATCAATGGAAACATGTTGATAAATGAAACTGCAACACAAATATTCACGATTTTGAAGCAGCCTGATCTGAAGTATTTAACTCAG GATGATTTCAAACCTTTGCTTCGCGAACTTTTGGCAACACATCCAGGGTTGGAGTTCTTGCAGAGTACCCCTGAATTTCAGGAAAGATATG CCGAAACAGTGATATACAGAATATTTTACTACGTGAATAGATTGGGTAATGGCCATCTTACCCTCAGGGAGCTTAGGCGTTCAAACTTAGTTGCTGCAATGCAACATGCTGATGAGGAAGAGGATATCAACAAAGTCTTGCG GTACTTCTCCTATGAGCatttttatgttatatattgCAAGTTCTGGGAGCTGGACACGGACCATGATTTCCTGATTGACAAAGAGAATCTCATTAGATATGGTAACCATGCACTCACCTACAGGATTGTTGATAGAATATTTTCTCAG GTACCCAGAAAGTTCACGAGCAAGATTGAAGGAAAGATGGGATATGAAGATTTTGTTTACTTCATATTGTCAGAGGAGGATAAATCATCTGAGCCTAGTCTCGAGTATTG GTTCAAGTGCATAGATTTAGATGGAAATGGAGCTATTACAAGAAATGAAATGCAATTTTTTTACGAAGAACAGCTGCACAGAATGGAATGCATGGCCCAAGAGCCTGTGCTATTTGAGGATATTTTATGTCAGATAGTTGACATGATTAATCCAGAG GATGAGGGCTATTTTACGTTAAATGACTTAAAAGGAGCCAAACTCTCGGGCAGTGTTTTTAATATCCTTTTTAACCTCAATAAGTTCATGGCGTTTGAGACTCGAGATCCTTTTCTAATACGGCAG GAGCGTGAGAATCCAAATTTGACTGAGTGGGACCGCTTTGCACACAGAGAATATATTAGGCTCTCGATGGAGGAAGATGCAGAAGATGCCTCGAACGGAAGTGCAGACATTTGGGACGATTCACTTGAGGCTCCATTTTGA